The Indicator indicator isolate 239-I01 chromosome 18, UM_Iind_1.1, whole genome shotgun sequence genome includes a region encoding these proteins:
- the LOC128972876 gene encoding protocadherin alpha-C1-like, producing MRVYWMVFCLICCTVDGQVVYSIAEETERGAPVGNIAKDLGLEAATLAARKFRMLSGSSKQYFNINASTGALSVNDPIDREQLCELKSACLLNYELVLENPLELYRMEFKVLDVNDNSPTFPLSVYHINMPEFLSPGARFALPNAQDLDEGTNSVQNYTLSPDEHFHLEMQTRGDGSKYPELVLKKALDREQQATHRLVLTAKDGGDPPKSGEVSVIVTVLDTNDNAPEFEHSVYRASVLENSPSGTLVVQVHATDLDEGPNGEIRYLFSNTTSADLQRMFLVHPRTGEVTVNGVLAVQRPLLELLIEARDNGAFGMSSTAKLLVEITDVNNHGPEITVTSLSSPIPEDAVPGTVIALLSILDKDPGENGKITCQIPDNLPFQLKPSLENYYSLVTSGLLDRELISDYNITITATDLGSPPITTQKTLWVQISDVNDNPPVFSTDSFDVFVEENNPLGAFLYQVSASDPDTGENGRVSYMLRNSTVAGSPLANLLSVSVANGSVYAKRAFDFEQLKSFSFQVEAKDNGSPALSAAITVNVYISDQNDNAPAILYPSSQNGSVAVEVVPRLADEDYLVTKVVADDEDNAQNAWLSYHLTYSSDSTLFHLSPHTGELRTTRSMRSTDFLKHKVVVVVQDHGDPPLSSTLTVGILLADTLPQVLPDFDDSGQPPPLLNATNIYLIASLACVSFVFAAFLLFFAAVRLCRCQTCGCCCPEHEGGKYCYSVHMLPSSHLPADMLEVTGVGKLTHTYLYRAAVGLGPNSNIPNSDAGNAPSGSRLQVPGPCIQVQQVQSDQLSAVLVQPAQNQQSYAHAPRIQL from the coding sequence ATGCGGGTCTACTGGATGGTCTTCTGCCTTATTTGCTGCACCGTGGACGGGCAAGTGGTGTATTCCATCGCCGAGGAGACGGAGCGCGGAGCACCGGTGGGGAACATAGCGAAGGATTTAGGGCTAGAGGCAGCTACGCTGGCAGCTCGGAAATTTCGCATGCTCAGCGGTTCAAGTAAGCAATATTTTAATATCAATGCCAGCACGGGGGCTTTGTCTGTTAACGACCCCATTGACAGAGAGCAGCTTTGTGAGTTGAAGTCTGCCTGTCTTCTGAATTATGAACTTGTGTTAGAAAACCCTCTGGAGCTTTACAGGATGGAATTTAAAGTCTTGGACGTAAATGATAACTCCCCCACCTTCCCCTTAAGTGTATATCACATAAATATGCCTGAGTTCCTCTCACCTGGGGCACGGTTCGCGCTCCCCAACGCCCAGGATCTCGATGAAGGTACCAACAGCGTCCAGAATTACACTCTGAGCCCCGACGAACATTTCCATTTGGAAATGCAGACACGTGGGGATGGGAGTAAATATCCTGAATTGGTGCTGAAAAAAGCCTTAGACAGGGAGCAGCAAGCCACTCACAGACTTGTCCTTACAGCCAAAGACGGTGGGGACCCTCCAAAGTCTGGTGAGGTCTCAGTCATTGTGACTGTGCTGGATACCAATGATAACGCCCCAGAATTTGAGCACTCGGTCTACAGGGCGAGTGTCTTGGAAAACTCCCCCAGTGGCACTTTGGTGGTGCAGGTACATGCCACGGACCTGGATGAAGGTCCAAACGGAGAGATCAGGTATTTGTTTAGCAATACTACTTCTGCTGATCTACAGCGAATGTTCTTAGTTCACCCCCGCACCGGGGAGGTGACAGTCAACGGCGTTTTAGCTGTTCAGAGACCTCTCCTGGAGCTGCTTATTGAAGCGAGGGATAATGGAGCGTTTGGCATGTCCAGCACAGCCAAGCTGCTGGTGGAAATCACTGACGTGAACAATCATGGCCCAGAGATAACAGTGACATCCCTTTCCAGTCCCATTCCTGAGGATGCTGTTCCCGGCACAGTGATAGCTCTGCTGAGTATTTTGGATAAGGACCCTGGGGAGAATGGGAAAATTACCTGCCAGATCCCGGATAACCTTCCCTTCCAGTTAAAGCCTTCCCTTGAAAATTACTACAGCCTGGTCACTAGTGGGCTTCTGGACCGAGAGCTGATCAGCGACTACAACATCACCATCACTGCCACAGACTTGGGCTCTCCACCCATCACCACTCAGAAGACACTTTGGGTGCAGATTTCTGACGTCAATGACAATCCTCCTGTCTTCAGCACTGACAGCTTCGATGTGTTTGTGGAGGAGAACAATCCACTCGGTGCTTTTCTTTACCAGGTCTCAGCGTCCGATCCTGATACCGGGGAGAACGGAAGGGTCTCTTACATGCTCAGGAATTCCACCGTTGCAGGCAGTCCCTTGGCCAACCTTTTGTCTGTGAGCGTGGCCAACGGGAGCGTCTATGCAAAACGTGCCTTTGActttgagcagctgaagagcttctcTTTCCAGGTGGAAGCCAAGGACAATGGGTCCCCAGCTTTGAGTGCTGCCATAACTGTGAATGTTTACATCTCAGACCAGAATGACAACGCCCCGGCCATCCTCTACCCCAGCAGCCAGAACGGCTCTGTGGCTGTCGAAGTTGTGCCCCGTCTGGCCGATGAGGACTACCTGGTAACCAAAGTGGTGGCAGACGACGAGGACAATGCCCAGAACGCTTGGCTCTCCTATCACCTAACCTACTCCTCTGACTCCACCCTCTTCCACCTGTCACCCCACACCGGCGAGCTGCGGACCACGCGCTCCATGCGCTCCACCGACTTCCTCAAGCACAAGGTGGTCGTGGTGGTGCAGGACCACGGGGATCCGCCACTCTCCTCCACCCTGACGGTGGGCATCCTGCTGGCCGACACCCTGCCCCAGGTGCTGCCTGACTTTGACGACAGCGGGCAGCCCCCGCCACTGCTCAACGCCACCAACATCTACCTGATCGCCTCCCTGGCCTGCGTCTCCTTCGTCTTCGCGGCGTTCCTCCTCTTTTTTGCCGCCGTGCGGCTCTGCCGCTGCCAGACTTGTGGCTGCTGTTGCCCAGAGCATGAGGGTGGGAAGTATTGCTACAGTGTGCACAtgctgcccagctcccaccTCCCAGCGGATATGCTGGAGGTCACTGGCGTGGGTAAACTGACTCATACCTACTTGTACAGGGCAGCTGTTGGTCTTGGGCCGAACAGCAACATCCCGAACAGTGACGCTGGGAATGCTCCCAGTGGCTCAAGGTTACAAGTGCCAGGACCCTGCATCCAAGTACAGCAGGTCCAAAGTGATCAGTTGAGTGCTGTCCTGGTG
- the LOC128972877 gene encoding protocadherin alpha-2-like, which translates to MEARWSAAVRLVVLVRTWALVSGQVRYSVPEEAKVGTVVGRLSQELGVEAGDAEARRLRVVWQGRRASVEVSGASGALVVSSRLDREELCGKSAPCSLRLELLLERPLRVFYVELEVTDINDNAPRFPVNEEAFNVAESSLSGSRFPLEGASDADIGANAQLSYTLSSSEHFRLDHQRNDDLSDSLALVLAKPLDREMVTVHRLVLTATDGGRPSLTGTMELVITVVDANDNAPQFNQSVYKIKVLEGSEVGSLLITLSATDLDEGSNSDIMYLFSRRVAAQAKEMFSIDENKGELKLQGKLDYEEMDNYEITIEARDKGTPPLSGHCKVVLEVLDVNDNAPEVWVTSLSVPVPEDASVGTVVALLSVSDRDSGANGRVQCSVWPTSPFGLESRFAGSYSLVVREALDRERVSEYEVEVRAEDGGKPSLRARRGVRVPVSDVNDNAPSFSQAVYTVLARENNAAGAELARLWARDPDEAGNGRVSYSLWEGVAGAPWSGGGWRPASSYVSVDAESGRLWAVQPLDYEELQVLQFEVRAVDAGEPPLVGNATVQLFVVDENDNAPVLLPTADGGAGLVPFAGGVGGSSVEGASGSESETLWAWAAWGSPAGQVVAKIRAVDADSGYNAWLRYEVWEPRGKSPFRVGLYSGEVSTARALEEADGPRQRLVIVVRDHGEPSRSATATLSVSLVEGGEAALAAAGSSSSSVSGVVLPAEGGAAVGAASASANVWLVVAICAVSSLLVLALVLYGAARWAPRAAVLSGPAPATLVCASEVGSWSYSQRQSRSLCVAEGAGKSDLMVFTPNLPPPPPGPVAEHGSVGNALSPSPLASSVSVLVKQLSAAARPISHSSRTLFWGMMISSDVTRRCVNGGGRIRAGG; encoded by the exons ATGGAGGCGCGTTGGAGTGCGGCGGTGCgtctggtggtgctggtgcggACGTGGGCGCTGGTGTCGGGGCAAGTGCGGTACTCGGTGCCGGAGGAAGCGAAGGTCGGGACGGTGGTGGGGCGGCTGTCGCAGGAGCTGGGTGTGGAGGCGGGCGATGCGGAGGCGCGGCGGCTGCGTGTGGTGTGGCAGGGCCGGCGGGCGAGCGTGGAGGTGAGCGGGGCGAGCGGGGCGCTGGTGGTGAGCTCGCGGCTGGACCGGGAGGAGCTGTGCGGCAAGAgcgctccctgctccctgcgtctggagctgctgctggagcggCCGCTGCGCGTCTTCTATGTGGAGCTGGAGGTGACCGACATTAACGACAACGCTCCGCGATTCCCCGTGAACGAAGAAGCATTTAATGTCGCGGAATCGTCTCTGTCGGGTTCTCGTTTCCCACTGGAGGGCGCGTCGGATGCAGATATCGGAGCGAACGCGCAGCTCTCCTACACCCTCAGCTCCAGCGAGCACTTCCGACTGGACCATCAGAGAAATGATGACCTGAGTGACTCCTTAGCTCTTGTTCTAGCAAAGCCACTGGACCGGGAGATGGTAACTGTGCACCGATTGGTGCTGACTGCAACTGACGGGGGCCGGCCATCGCTGACAGGTACTATGGAGCTGGTGATCACGGTGGTGGACGCGAATGACAACGCCCCGCAGTTCAATCAGTCGGTCTATAAAATTAAAGTGTTAGAAGGATCAGAAGTCGGAAGTCTGTTAATCACTCTCAGTGCCACGGATTTGGACGAAGGGAGCAACAGTGatattatgtatttatttagcaGGCGAGTTGCTGCTCAAGCTAAAGAAATGTTCAGTATCGATGAAAACAAAGGGGAGCTCAAGCTGCAAGGGAAATTAGACTATGAAGAAATGGATAATTACGAGATTACAATAGAAGCCAGAGATAAGGGGACACCCCCGCTGTCGGGTCATTGCAAGGTGGTGTTGGAGGTGCTGGACGTGAACGACAACGCGCCCGAGGTGTGGGTGACGTCACTGTCGGTACCGGTGCCGGAGGACGCGTCGGTGGGGACAGTGGTGGCGCTGCTAAGCGTGTCGGACCGGGACTCGGGGGCGAACGGGCGAGTGCAGTGCTCGGTGTGGCCGACGTCGCCGTTCGGTCTGGAGTCGAGGTTCGCGGGGTCGTACTCGCTGGTGGTGCGTGAGGCGCTGGACCGGGAGCGGGTGTCGGAGTACGAGGTGGAGGTGCGGGCGGAGGACGGCGGGAAGCCGTCGCTGCGTGCGAGGCGCGGCGTGCGTGTGCCGGTGTCAGACGTGAACGACAACGCGCCGTCGTTCTCGCAGGCCGTGTACACGGTGCTGGCGCGGGAGAACAACGCGGCGGGCGCGGAGCTGGCGCGGCTGTGGGCGCGGGACCCGGACGAGGCGGGTAACGGTCGCGTGAGCTACTCGTTGTGGGAGGGCGTCGCCGGGGCCCCGTGGTCAGGCGGCGGGTGGCGTCCGGCGTCGAGCTACGTGTCGGTGGACGCGGAGAGCGGTCGCCTGTGGGCAGTGCAACCGCTGGACTACGAGGAGCTGCAGGTGTTGCAGTTCGAAGTGCGAGCGGTGGACGCGGGGGAGCCGCCGCTGGTCGGCAACGCGACGGTGCAGCTGTTCGTGGTGGACGAGAACGACAACGCGCCGGTGCTGCTGCCGACCGCGGACGGCGGTGCGGGGCTGGTTCCGTTTGCGGGTGGTGTCGGCGGGTCGTCGGTAGAGGGGGCTTCGGGATCGGAGTCGGAGACGCTGTGGGCGTGGGCGGCGTGGGGGTCTCCGGCAGGGCAGGTGGTGGCGAAGATCCGTGCGGTGGACGCGGACTCGGGCTACAACGCGTGGCTGCGGTACGAGGTGTGGGAGCCGCGTGGGAAGAGCCCGTTCCGCGTGGGGCTGTACAGCGGCGAGGTGAGCACGGCGCGGGCGCTGGAGGAGGCGGACGGCCCGCGGCAGAGGCTGGTGATCGTGGTGCGGGACCACGGCGAGCCGTCGCGCTCGGCCACGGCCACGCTGAGCGTGTCGCTGGTGGAGGGCGGCGAGGCGGCGCTGGCGGCGGCGGGGTCGTCGTCTTCGTCGGTGTCGGGTGTGGTGCTGCCGGCGGAGGGCGGCGCGGCGGTGGGCGCGGCTTCGGCGTCGGCCAACGTGTGGCTGGTGGTGGCGATCTGCGCGGTGTCGAGCCTGCTGGTGCTGGCGCTGGTGCTGTACGGTGCGGCGCGGTGGGCGCCGCGGGCGGCCGTGCTGTCGGGGCCGGCTCCGGCGACGCTGGTGTGCGCCAGCGAAGTGGGCAGCTGGTCGTACTCGCAGCGGCAGAGCCGGAGCCTGTGCGTGGCGGAGGGCGCGGGCAAGAGCGACCTGATGGTTTTCACCCCTAATTTGCCACCTCCGCCGCCCGGTCCCGTTGCAGAACATGGTTCTGTTGGCAATGCGCTGTCTCCTTCCCCACTCGCTTCAAGCGTG AGCGTTTTGGTCAAGC AGCTGTCAGCCGCCGCCCGACCAATCTCTCACTCCTCCCGCACGTTGTTCTGGGGAATGATGATAAGCAGTGACGTCACCAGGCGCTGTGTTAATGGAGGCGGCCGAATCCGGGCTGGCGGCTAG
- the LOC128972878 gene encoding protocadherin alpha-2-like, translated as MEARWGAAVLLVVLVRSWALVSGQVRYSVPEEAKVGTVVGRLSQELGVEAGDAEARRLRVVWQGRRASVEVSGASGALVVSSRLDREELCGKSAPCSLRLELLQERPLRVFHVELEVTDINDNAPLFPAARKNISLPENSPVGSRFPLEGASDADIGANAQLSYKFSPSEHFQLDLQKTEEDGDSLFLVLTKALDRETVPLHRLLLTASDGGRPSLTGTMELVISVLDANDNIPQFNQSVYKVQLPENTERGTLVIKLNARDLDEGTNGNIVYSLQKLFPQDEREVFEIDRKSGEIRLRGDLDFEDVRLYRLQVDAADQGNPPQLGHCKVVLEVLDVNDNAPEVWVTSLSVPVPEDASVGTVVALLSVSDRDSGANGRVQCSVWPTSPFGLESRFAGSYSLVLREALDRERVSEYEVEVRAEDGGKPSLRARRGVRVPVSDVNDNAPSFSQAVYTVLARENNAAGAELARLWARDPDEADNGRVSYSLWEGVAGAPWSGGGWRPASSYVSVDAESGRLWAVQPLDYEELQVLQFEVRAVDAGEPPLVGNATVQLFVVDENDNAPALLPTAGGGAGLVPFAGSVAGSSVEGASGSESETLWAWAAWGSPAGQVVAKIRAVDADSGYNAWLRYEVWEPRGKGPFRVGLYSGEVSTARALEEADGPRQRLVIVVRDHGEPSRSATATLSVSLVEGGEAALVAAGSSSSSLMSGVVLPVEGGAASSSANVWLVVAICAVSSLLVLALVLYGAARWAPRAAVLSGPAPATLVCASEVGSWSYSQRQSRSLCVAEGAGKSDLMVFSPNLPPPPPGPSAKDTSQPQPTALLNTVSGPPFLFSSTHHSLLACPHSLRLLFSSLALFASPLACWMPESVCGRVLMEAFF; from the coding sequence ATGGAGGCGCGTTGGGGTGCCGCGGTGcttctggtggtgctggtgcggTCCTGGGCGCTGGTGTCGGGGCAGGTGCGGTACTCGGTGCCGGAGGAAGCGAAGGTCGGGACGGTGGTGGGGCGGCTGTCGCAGGAGCTGGGTGTGGAGGCGGGCGATGCGGAGGCGCGGCGGCTGCGTGTGGTGTGGCAGGGCCGGCGGGCGAGCGTGGAGGTGAGCGGGGCGAGCGGGGCGCTGGTGGTGAGCTCGCGGCTGGACCGGGAGGAGCTGTGCGGCAAGAgcgctccctgctccctgcgtctggagctgctgcaggagcggCCGCTGCGCGTCTTCCATGTGGAGCTGGAGGTGACCGACATTAACGACAACGCCCCGCTCTTCCCCGCCGCGCGGAAAAACATCAGTTTACCGGAGAACTCCCCAGTCGGTTCTCGTTTCCCACTGGAGGGCGCGTCGGATGCAGATATCGGAGCGAACGCTCAGCTCTCCTACAAATTCAGTCCCAGCGAACATTTCCAGCTGGATTTACAAAAAACCGAGGAGGACGGTGATTCCTTATTCCTGGTCCTCACGAAAGCCCTAGACCGGGAGACAGTGCCTCTGCACAGGCTGTTGCTGACGGCGAGTGACGGGGGCCGGCCCTCTTTAACAGGCACAATGGAGTTGGTGATCTCGGTGCTGGACGCCAATGACAATATCCCTCAGTTCAACCAGTCTGTGTATAAAGTACAGCTGCCGGAAAATACAGAACGTGGCACATTGGTGATCAAATTGAACGCCAGAGATTTGGATGAGGGAACAAACGGCAATATCGTGTACTCTCTCCAGAAGCTGTTCCCTCAGGACGAGAGGGAAGTTTTCGAGATCGACAGAAAGAGTGGAGAGATTCGGCTGAGGGGTGACTTAGACTTTGAGGATGTTCGTCTCTATCGCCTGCAAGTGGATGCAGCGGATCAAGGAAATCCGCCGCAACTGGGTCACTGCAAGGTGGTGTTGGAGGTGCTGGACGTGAACGACAACGCGCCCGAGGTGTGGGTGACGTCACTGTCGGTGCCAGTGCCGGAGGACGCGTCGGTGGGGACGGTGGTGGCGCTGCTGAGCGTGTCGGACCGGGACTCGGGGGCGAACGGGCGAGTGCAGTGCTCGGTGTGGCCGACGTCGCCGTTCGGTCTGGAGTCGAGGTTCGCGGGGTCGTACTCGCTGGTGCTGCGAGAGGCGCTGGACCGGGAGCGGGTGTCGGAGTACGAGGTGGAAGTGCGGGCGGAGGACGGCGGGAAGCCGTCGCTGCGTGCGAGGCGCGGTGTGCGTGTGCCGGTGTCAGACGTGAACGACAACGCGCCGTCGTTCTCGCAGGCCGTGTACACGGTGCTGGCGCGGGAGAACAACGCGGCGGGCGCGGAGCTGGCGCGGCTGTGGGCGCGGGACCCGGACGAGGCGGACAACGGTCGCGTGAGCTACTCGTTGTGGGAGGGCGTCGCCGGGGCCCCGTGGTCAGGCGGCGGGTGGCGTCCGGCGTCGAGCTACGTGTCGGTGGACGCGGAGAGCGGTCGCCTGTGGGCGGTGCAGCCGTTGGACTACGAGGAGCTGCAGGTGTTGCAGTTCGAGGTGCGAGCAGTGGACGCGGGGGAGCCGCCGCTGGTCGGCAACGCGACGGTGCAGCTGTTCGTGGTGGACGAGAACGACAACGCGCCGGCGCTGCTGCCGACCGCGGGCGGCGGTGCGGGGCTGGTTCCGTTTGCGGGTAGCGTTGCCGGGTCGTCGGTAGAGGGGGCGTCGGGATCGGAGTCGGAGACGCTGTGGGCGTGGGCGGCGTGGGGGTCTCCGGCAGGGCAGGTGGTGGCGAAGATCCGTGCGGTGGACGCGGACTCGGGCTACAACGCGTGGCTGCGGTACGAGGTGTGGGAGCCGCGTGGGAAGGGCCCGTTCCGCGTGGGGCTGTACAGCGGCGAGGTGAGCACGGCGCGGGCGCTGGAGGAGGCGGACGGCCCGCGGCAGAGGCTGGTGATCGTGGTGCGGGACCACGGCGAGCCGTCGCGCTCGGCCACGGCCACGCTGAGCGTGTCGCTGGTGGAGGGCGGCGAGGCGGCGCTGGTGGCGGCGGGGTCGTCGTCGTCTTCGTTGATGTCGGGTGTGGTGTTGCCGGTGGAGGGCGGCGCGGCTTCGTCGTCGGCCAACGTGTGGCTGGTGGTGGCCATCTGCGCGGTGTCGAGCCTGCTGGTGCTGGCGCTGGTGCTGTACGGTGCGGCGCGGTGGGCGCCGCGGGCGGCCGTGCTGTCGGGGCCGGCTCCGGCGACGCTGGTGTGCGCCAGCGAAGTGGGCAGCTGGTCGTACTCGCAGCGGCAGAGCCGGAGCCTGTGCGTGGCGGAGGGCGCGGGCAAGAGCGACCTGATGGTTTTCAGCCCCAACTTGCCGCCGCCTCCTCCCGGCCCCTCGGCCAAGGACACCTCGCAGCCGCAACCTACAGCTTTGCTGAACACGGTCAGTGgccctccctttcttttctcttccaccCACCATTCCCTTCTTGCTTGCCCCCATAGCCTGagactcctcttctcttccctcgcCCTTTTCGCGTCTCCCCTGGCCTGCTGGATGCCAGAATCAGTCTGCGGGAGGGTTCTTATGGAGGCTTTCTTTTAG
- the LOC128972880 gene encoding protocadherin alpha-8-like, translating to MEMEARWGAAVRLVVLVRTWALVSGQVRYSVPEEAKVGTVVGRLSQELGVEAGDAEARRLRVVWQGRRASVEVSGASGALVVSSRLDREELCGKSAPCSLRLELLLERPLRVFHVELEVTDINDNAPLFAASRKNISIAELSLPGSRFPLEGASDADIGANAQLSYTLSPSEHFRIEKENSDSRSKSLFLVLTKALDRETVPVHRLVLTATDGGRPSLTGTMELVISVLDANDNAPHFNQSVYKVYFPEDALEGTLVVRVNATDPDMGSNREVVYEIDTFVPASSSDLFNIDGKSGEIRLRGALDFETVSFYELQIKAKDRGTPPLSGHCKVLLEVLDVNDNAPEVWVTSLSVPVPEDASVGTVVALLSVSDRDSGANGRVQCSVWPTSPFGLESRFAGSYSLVLREALDRERVSEYEVEVRAEDGGKPSLRARRGVRVPVSDVNDNAPSFSQAVYTVLARENNAAGAELARLWARDPDEADNGRVSYSLWEGVAGAPWSGGGWRPASSYVSVDAESGRLWAVQPLDYEELQVLQFEVRAVDAGEPPLVGNATVQLFVVDENDNAPVLLPTAGGGAGLVPFAGSVAGSSVEGASGSDSETLWAWAAWGSPAGQVVAKIRAVDADSGYNAWLRYEVWEPRGKGPFRVGLYSGEVSTARALEEADGPRQRLVIVVRDHGEPSRSATATLSVSLVEGGEAALAAAGSSSSSVSGVVLPAEGGAAAGAASASANVWLVVAICAVSSLLVLALVLYGAARWAPRAAVPSRQAPATLVCASEVGSWSYSQRQSRSLCVAEGAGKSDLMVFSPNLPPPPQADPASKDTSQPASSALLNTVSGATESRAEPSGSADACEPAEQHTVSLQAQKRQLSGSAAPPRCGGEQGWERGGAARSPADSRTGVCGPRRGAVRRP from the exons ATGGAGATGGAGGCGCGTTGGGGTGCGGCGGTGCgtctggtggtgctggtgcggACGTGGGCGCTGGTGTCGGGGCAGGTGCGGTACTCCGTGCCGGAGGAAGCGAAGGTCGGGACGGTGGTGGGGCGGCTGTCGCAGGAGCTGGGTGTGGAGGCGGGCGATGCGGAGGCGCGGCGGCTGCGTGTGGTGTGGCAGGGCCGGCGGGCGAGCGTGGAGGTGAGCGGGGCGAGCGGGGCGCTGGTGGTGAGCTCGCGGCTGGACCGGGAGGAGCTGTGCGGCAAGAgcgctccctgctccctgcgtttggagctgctgctggagcggCCGCTGCGCGTCTTCCATGTGGAGCTGGAGGTGACCGACATTAATGACAACGCCCCGCTCTTCGCCGCCTCACGGAAAAATATCAGCATCGCGGAGTTGTCTCTGCCGGGTTCCCGTTTCCCACTGGAGGGCGCGTCGGACGCAGATATCGGAGCGAACGCGCAGCTCTCCTACACCCTCAGCCCCAGCGAGCACTTCAGaatagagaaagaaaacagcgACTCCCGCAGTAAATCCCTGTTTCTGGTGCTTACAAAAGCTCTGGACCGGGAGACAGTGCCTGTGCACCGATTGGTGTTGACAGCCACTGATGGGGGCCGGCCGTCTCTGACGGGCACAATGGAGCTGGTGATCTCGGTGTTGGATGCCAACGACAATGCCCCGCACTTCAACCAGTCggtttacaaagtatatttccCCGAGGATGCCTTAGAAGGGACACTGGTGGTGAGGGTAAATGCCACAGATCCGGACATGGGAAGTAATAGGGAAGTGGTTTATGAAATTGATACTTTTGTTCCTGCCTCGTCCTCAGATCTATTTAACATTGATGGGAAGAGTGGTGAGATCAGACTGAGGGGAGCCCTGGACTTCGAAACAGTCAGTTTCTACGAGCTACAAATTAAGGCGAAAGACAGAGGGACCCCTCCTCTCTCGGGTCATTGCAAGGTGTTGTTGGAGGTGCTGGACGTGAACGACAACGCACCCGAGGTGTGGGTGACGTCACTGTCGGTGCCAGTGCCGGAGGACGCGTCGGTGGGGACGGTGGTGGCGCTGCTGAGCGTGTCGGACCGGGACTCGGGGGCAAACGGGCGAGTGCAGTGCTCGGTGTGGCCGACGTCGCCGTTCGGTCTGGAGTCGAGGTTCGCGGGGTCGTACTCGCTGGTGCTGCGAGAGGCGCTGGACCGGGAGCGGGTGTCGGAGTACGAGGTGGAAGTGCGGGCGGAGGACGGCGGGAAGCCGTCGCTGCGTGCGAGGCGCGGTGTGCGTGTGCCGGTGTCAGACGTGAACGACAACGCGCCGTCGTTCTCGCAGGCCGTGTACACGGTGCTGGCGCGGGAGAACAACGCGGCGGGCGCGGAGCTGGCGCGGCTGTGGGCGCGGGACCCGGACGAGGCGGACAACGGTCGCGTGAGCTACTCGTTGTGGGAGGGCGTCGCCGGGGCCCCGTGGTCAGGCGGCGGGTGGCGTCCGGCGTCGAGCTACGTGTCGGTGGACGCGGAGAGTGGTCGCCTGTGGGCGGTGCAGCCGTTGGACTACGAGGAGCTGCAGGTGTTGCAGTTCGAGGTGCGAGCGGTGGACGCGGGGGAGCCGCCGCTGGTCGGCAACGCGACGGTGCAGCTGTTCGTGGTGGACGAGAACGACAACGCACCGGTGCTGCTGCCGACCGCGGGCGGTGGTGCGGGGCTGGTTCCGTTTGCGGGTAGCGTTGCCGGGTCGTCGGTAGAGGGGGCGTCGGGATCAGATTCGGAGACGCTGTGGGCGTGGGCGGCGTGGGGGTCTCCGGCAGGGCAGGTGGTGGCGAAGATCCGTGCGGTGGACGCGGACTCGGGCTACAACGCGTGGCTGCGGTACGAGGTGTGGGAGCCGCGTGGGAAGGGCCCGTTCCGCGTGGGGCTGTACAGCGGCGAGGTGAGCACGGCGCGGGCGCTGGAGGAGGCGGACGGCCCGCGGCAGAGGCTGGTGATCGTGGTGCGGGACCACGGCGAGCCGTCGCGCTCGGCCACGGCCACGCTGAGCGTGTCGCTGGTGGAGGGCGGCGAGGCGGCGCTGGCGGCGGCAGGGTCGTCGTCTTCGTCGGTGTCGGGTGTGGTGCTGCCGGCGGAGGGCGGCGCGGCGGCGGGCGCGGCTTCGGCGTCGGCCAACGTGTGGCTGGTGGTGGCCATCTGCGCGGTGTCGAGCCTGCTGGTGCTGGCGCTGGTGCTGTACGGTGCGGCGCGGTGGGCGCCGCGGGCGGCCGTGCCGTCAAGGCAGGCTCCGGCGACGCTGGTGTGCGCCAGCGAAGTGGGCAGCTGGTCGTACTCGCAGCGGCAGAGCCGGAGCCTGTGCGTGGCGGAGGGCGCGGGCAAGAGCGACCTGATGGTTTTCAGCCCCAACTTGCCGCCGCCGCCTCAGGCTGACCCCGCCTCCAAGGACACCTCGCAGCCGGCGTCTTCCGCTCTGTTGAACACGGTCAGtg GCGCCACTGAGAGCCGGGCTGAGCCCTCGGGGTCTGCGGACG CGTGCGAGCCGGCGGAGCAGCACACGGTGTCGCTGCAGGCTCAGAAACGGCAGCTGAGCGGCTCGGCGGCTCCTCCCCGGTGCGgcggagagcagggctgggagcgtgGGGGGGCGGCGCGgagccctgcagacagcagaacCGGTGTGTGTGGGCCGCGGCGGGGAGCCGTGCGTAGGCCGTGA